GGTAGAATTTAGTGCTCCTCTTGTAGTAGCAGCTCCTACTTACAACATTATTGATGAATTAAAGGCAGAAGGAGACTGGGAATTACTAGAAAAATATTCAGCTTTTGAATTTGATGATAATGCTCCAAAAGGAGAAGCTCGTGTTGAATATAAAAACGTAATGTATCTGGAGCGTCCTGGATGTAACCTTTGTATGGGTAACCAGGAAAAAGCAGCTAAAGGAGATACTGTTTTAGCTACTTCTACCCGTCTTTTCCAGGGAAGAGTAGTGGAAGATTCTGAACGTAAAAAAGGAGAATCTCTTCTTGCTTCAACTCCGGTTGTTGTTCTTTCTGCGATTATCGGAAGAATTCCTAGCATTGATGAGTATAAAGCTGCAGTTGAAGGGATTGACCTTACCACTTTTGTACCTTCTATTAAAGAATTGACTAGCACAAGTGCTCACTAAGAGATTAATGAATTAGTCGTAAGACTATTAGAAATTATATAATTGGAAGATTTTGATCCTTAAAGATTTAAAATCTTCCAATTTTTTGTTTAGAACGCTTCTATTTTAAGATAGTTACGTTTTTTTTTCGATAAAATCCGGAAAATAAATTCTAATTTTTCTTAAATTGAAAGTTATAAAATCTATTGATTTTGGAATCAAAAACACCCCTGTTTATGGATTATAGGAACGTTTTTTGATATATAAAAAAGTGATTTTTCTTTTTCAGACAGTAGAAAAAGAAGCATTAACGGAAAAAGAACAAAACTAAATTAAGATATGACTTTTGATATTGATATGATCAAAAAGGTGTATGAGCGTTACCCGGAAAGAATTGCTGCGGCAAGACAAACTGTAGGAAAACCTCTTACCCTTTCAGAAAAAATCCTTTACACCCACCTTTGGGAAGGAAATGCTACACAGGCTTATGAAAGAGGAAACTCTTATGTAGACTTTGCACCAGACCGAGTAGCAATGCAGGATGCCACTGCACAGATGGCCCTTTTACAGTTCATGCAGGCAGGAAAAACTAAAGTAGCTGTTCCTTCCACTGCCCATGCTGATCACTTGATCCAGGCGAAAGTAGGTGCTGACAAAGACTTACAGGAAGGGATCAACAAAAATTCTGAGGTATTCAACTTCCTTAGTTCTGTATGTGATAAATACGGAATCGGATTCTGGAAACCGGGAGCAGGTATCATTCACCAGGTTGTACTGGAAAATTATGCCTTCCCTGGAGGAATGATGATCGGTACCGACTCTCACACGGTAAATGCAGGAGGACTGGGAATGGTAGCAATCGGTGTAGGAGGTGCTGATGCAGTAGATGTAATGGCAGGAATGGCATGGGAACTTAAAATGCCTAAACTTATCGGAGTAAAATTAACCGGTAAAATGAGCGGATGGACTTCTGCAAAAGATGTTATCTTAAAAGTAGCAGGAATCCTTACTGTAAAAGGAGGAACAGGATGCATCGTAGAATATTTCGGTGAAGGTGCTGAATCCCTTTCCGCTACAGGTAAAGGAACTATCTGCAACATGGGTGCTGAAATCGGAGCTACAACTTCTACTTTCGGATATGATGATTCTATGAGAAGATATCTTTCCGCTACAGGAAGACAGGATGTAGTAGATGCTGCTGATAAAATCGCTGAACACTTAACAGGTGATGCTGAAGTATATGCTAACCCTGAACAATATTTCGACCAATTAATAGAAATTAACCTTTCTGAACTGACTCCACACTTAAACGGACCTTTCACTCCGGACTTGGCGACTCCGGTTGCTGAATTCAGATCTAAAGCTGAAGCTAACGGATGGCCTTTAGAAGTTGAGTGGGCTCTTATCGGTTCTTGTACCAACTCTTCTTATGAAGATTTATCAAGAGCTGCTTCTATCGTAGAAGATGCAGTATCAAAAGGAGTAAAACCTAAAGCTATATTAGGAATCAACCCTGGTTCTGAGCAGGTAAAATTCACAGCAGAAAGAGATGGTTTCTTAGATTCTTTCAGAAAATTTGAAAACGCAAGAATCTTTACTAATGCTTGTGGACCATGTATCGGACAATGGGATAGAGAAGGCGCTGAAAAAGGAGAGAAAAACTCTATTATTCACTCTTTCAACAGAAACTTCGCCAAAAGAGCTGACGGTAACCCAAATACCCACGCATTCGTAGCTTCTCCTGAAATGGTAGCTGCTGTGGCGATCTCAGGTAGACTAGACTTCAACCCGATTACAGATACATTAACTAACGAAGCAGGTGAACAGGTAAAACTTGACGAGCCTAAAGGTTATGAACTTCCTTCAAAAGGATTCGCGGTAGACGATAACGGATATCAGGCTCCATCTGAAGATGGTTCAAGCGTTGTTGTGAACGTAAGCCCTACTTCAGACAGACTTCAGTTATTAGAAGAATTCCCGGCTTGGGATGGTAAAAACATTGAAGGAGCTAAAGTATTGATCAAAGCTTTCGGGAAATGTACTACTGACCACATTTCTATGGCTGGACCATGGTTGAAATACAGAGGTCACTTAGACAATATTTCAAACAACATGTTGATTGGGGCTGTAAATGCTTACAACATGGAAACCAATAAAGTTAAAAATGAATTAACCGGTGAATACGGTGAAGTTCCGGCTGTGCAAAGAGCTTACAAAGCGGCAGGCGTTCCAACAATCGTTGTGGGAGACCAGAACTATGGTGAGGGTTCTTCAAGAGAGCACGCTGCCATGGAGCCTAGACATCTGGGTGTAAAAGCAGTATTGGTAAAATCATTTGCGAGAATCCATGAAACCAACCTTAAAAAACAAGGAATGCTTGGAATCACTTTCGCTAATGAAGCTGATTATGATAAAATCCAGGAAGATGACACTGTTAACTTCTTAGATCTTGATCAGTTTGCTCCAGGAAAACAGTTGACTTTAGAATTCGTTCATGCTGACGGAACTAAAGACATCATCATGGCCAACCACACTTACAACGATCAGCAGATTGATTGGTTTAAGGCTGGTTCTGCTCTGAACCTGATCAAACAACAGGAAAAATAAGATTAATTGTTAGATTAATTAATATAAAGACGGCTTCAATTGAAGCCGTCTTTTTTTATTTTAACCGTATTAAAATTTTCTTTGCTGAACTTTGGTAAATGTTCCAAACCTTACAGGTTTTAGAAACCTGTAAGGTTT
This DNA window, taken from Chryseobacterium viscerum, encodes the following:
- a CDS encoding aconitate hydratase, with the protein product MTFDIDMIKKVYERYPERIAAARQTVGKPLTLSEKILYTHLWEGNATQAYERGNSYVDFAPDRVAMQDATAQMALLQFMQAGKTKVAVPSTAHADHLIQAKVGADKDLQEGINKNSEVFNFLSSVCDKYGIGFWKPGAGIIHQVVLENYAFPGGMMIGTDSHTVNAGGLGMVAIGVGGADAVDVMAGMAWELKMPKLIGVKLTGKMSGWTSAKDVILKVAGILTVKGGTGCIVEYFGEGAESLSATGKGTICNMGAEIGATTSTFGYDDSMRRYLSATGRQDVVDAADKIAEHLTGDAEVYANPEQYFDQLIEINLSELTPHLNGPFTPDLATPVAEFRSKAEANGWPLEVEWALIGSCTNSSYEDLSRAASIVEDAVSKGVKPKAILGINPGSEQVKFTAERDGFLDSFRKFENARIFTNACGPCIGQWDREGAEKGEKNSIIHSFNRNFAKRADGNPNTHAFVASPEMVAAVAISGRLDFNPITDTLTNEAGEQVKLDEPKGYELPSKGFAVDDNGYQAPSEDGSSVVVNVSPTSDRLQLLEEFPAWDGKNIEGAKVLIKAFGKCTTDHISMAGPWLKYRGHLDNISNNMLIGAVNAYNMETNKVKNELTGEYGEVPAVQRAYKAAGVPTIVVGDQNYGEGSSREHAAMEPRHLGVKAVLVKSFARIHETNLKKQGMLGITFANEADYDKIQEDDTVNFLDLDQFAPGKQLTLEFVHADGTKDIIMANHTYNDQQIDWFKAGSALNLIKQQEK